A window of Rhodococcus sp. SGAir0479 contains these coding sequences:
- the rpsC gene encoding 30S ribosomal protein S3, with translation MGQKINPHGFRLGITTDWKSRWYADKQYAEYVKEDVAIRKLLATGMERAGIAKVEIERTRDRVRVDIHTARPGIVIGRRGAEADRIRAELEKLTGKQVQLNILEVKNSEAEAQLVAQGVAEQLSNRVAFRRAMRKAIQSAMRQPNVKGIRVQCSGRLGGAEMSRSEFYREGRVPLHTLRADIDYGLYEAKTTFGRIGVKVWIYKGDIVGGKRELSAAAPAERPRRERPSRPRRSGSAGTTATSTEAGRAATATADAPASTEQKEG, from the coding sequence GTGGGCCAGAAAATCAACCCGCACGGCTTCCGTCTCGGCATCACGACCGACTGGAAGTCGCGCTGGTACGCAGACAAGCAGTACGCGGAGTACGTCAAGGAAGACGTCGCGATCCGTAAGCTCCTGGCCACCGGCATGGAGCGCGCGGGTATCGCGAAGGTCGAGATCGAGCGCACCCGTGACCGTGTGCGTGTGGACATCCACACCGCACGTCCGGGCATCGTCATCGGTCGCCGTGGCGCCGAGGCGGATCGCATCCGCGCCGAGCTCGAGAAGCTGACCGGCAAGCAGGTCCAGCTGAACATCCTCGAGGTCAAGAACTCCGAGGCCGAGGCGCAGCTGGTGGCACAGGGTGTCGCCGAGCAGCTCTCGAACCGTGTCGCGTTCCGTCGCGCCATGCGCAAGGCCATCCAGTCGGCCATGCGTCAGCCGAACGTCAAGGGCATCCGCGTGCAGTGCTCGGGCCGCCTCGGCGGCGCCGAGATGAGCCGCTCGGAGTTCTACCGTGAGGGTCGTGTCCCGCTGCACACGCTGCGTGCGGACATCGACTACGGCCTGTACGAGGCCAAGACCACCTTCGGTCGCATCGGCGTGAAGGTCTGGATCTACAAGGGCGACATCGTCGGTGGCAAGCGTGAGCTGTCGGCGGCTGCGCCGGCCGAGCGCCCGCGCCGCGAGCGTCCGAGCCGTCCGCGTCGTTCCGGTTCCGCCGGCACCACCGCGACCAGCACCGAGGCCGGTCGCGCTGCGACTGCAACCGCCG
- the rplV gene encoding 50S ribosomal protein L22, with protein MSTETQNPTAKAVARHVRVTPMKARRVVDIVRGKSVDDALAILKFAPQAAAEPVAKVIASAAANAQNNLNLDPSTLVVATAFVDEGATLKRFQPRAQGRAFRIRKRSSHITVIVESVASRGSASGRNRRKGSGQ; from the coding sequence ATGAGTACTGAAACCCAGAACCCCACCGCGAAGGCGGTCGCACGCCATGTGCGCGTGACCCCCATGAAGGCGCGTCGCGTCGTGGACATCGTCCGCGGCAAGTCGGTCGACGATGCTCTCGCGATCCTGAAGTTCGCGCCGCAGGCCGCGGCCGAGCCGGTCGCGAAGGTGATCGCCAGCGCCGCCGCCAACGCGCAGAACAACCTGAACCTGGATCCCTCCACGCTCGTCGTCGCGACGGCGTTCGTGGACGAGGGCGCAACCCTCAAGCGGTTCCAGCCGCGCGCACAGGGCCGGGCCTTCCGGATCCGCAAGCGTTCGAGCCACATCACCGTCATCGTGGAAAGTGTGGCGAGCCGGGGTTCCGCCTCGGGTCGTAACCGCCGGAAGGGAAGTGGTCAGTAG
- the rpsS gene encoding 30S ribosomal protein S19 has protein sequence MPRSLKKGPFVDDHLLAKVDVQNEKGTKQVIKTWSRRSTIIPDFIGHTFAVHDGRKHVPVFVSDSMVGHKLGEFAPTRTFKGHIKDDRKSKRR, from the coding sequence ATGCCACGCAGCCTGAAGAAGGGCCCGTTCGTCGATGACCACCTCCTTGCGAAGGTGGACGTGCAGAACGAGAAGGGCACCAAGCAGGTCATCAAGACCTGGAGCCGTCGTTCCACGATCATTCCGGACTTCATCGGTCACACGTTCGCCGTCCACGATGGACGCAAGCACGTTCCGGTGTTCGTTTCGGATTCGATGGTTGGCCACAAGCTCGGAGAGTTTGCACCGACCAGGACGTTCAAGGGCCACATCAAGGACGACCGGAAGAGCAAGCGTCGATGA
- the rplB gene encoding 50S ribosomal protein L2 has protein sequence MAIRKYKPTTPGRRGSSVSDFAEITRSTPEKSLVRPLHGRGGRNAHGRITTRHKGGGHKRAYRLIDFRRNDKDGVPAKVAHIEYDPNRTARIALLHYADGEKRYIIAPKGLVQGAPVESGVGADIKPGNNLPLRNIPTGTTIHAVELRPGGGAKMARSAGASIQLLGKEGTYATLRMPSGEIRRVDVRCRATVGEVGNAEQSNINWGKAGRMRWKGVRPTVRGVVMNPVDHPHGGGEGKTSGGRHPVSPWGKPEGRTRKNKASDKLIVRRRRTGKKR, from the coding sequence ATGGCAATCCGTAAGTACAAGCCGACTACCCCGGGCCGTCGCGGCTCGAGCGTCTCGGACTTCGCCGAGATCACTCGGTCGACGCCCGAGAAGTCGCTGGTTCGCCCGCTGCACGGTCGCGGTGGTCGTAACGCCCACGGTCGTATCACCACCCGTCACAAGGGTGGCGGACACAAGCGCGCCTACCGGTTGATCGATTTCCGTCGCAACGACAAGGACGGCGTGCCGGCCAAGGTCGCTCACATCGAGTACGACCCCAACCGCACCGCTCGTATCGCCCTGCTGCACTACGCGGACGGCGAGAAGCGCTACATCATCGCCCCCAAGGGCCTGGTGCAGGGTGCTCCGGTCGAGTCCGGCGTCGGCGCCGACATCAAGCCGGGCAACAACCTGCCGCTGCGCAACATCCCCACCGGTACCACCATCCACGCTGTGGAGCTGCGTCCGGGCGGCGGTGCCAAGATGGCCCGCTCCGCCGGTGCCAGCATCCAGCTGCTGGGTAAGGAAGGCACCTACGCCACGCTGCGTATGCCGTCCGGTGAGATCCGTCGCGTCGACGTGCGCTGCCGCGCCACCGTCGGCGAGGTCGGCAACGCCGAGCAGTCGAACATCAACTGGGGCAAGGCCGGCCGCATGCGCTGGAAGGGCGTCCGCCCGACCGTCCGTGGTGTGGTCATGAACCCCGTCGACCACCCGCACGGTGGTGGTGAGGGTAAGACCTCCGGTGGTCGTCACCCCGTCAGCCCCTGGGGCAAGCCCGAGGGTCGCACCCGTAAGAACAAGGCGAGCGACAAGCTCATCGTCCGTCGTCGCCGTACCGGCAAGAAGCGCTAG